The sequence TAGCTTGATTAAAAACAATAAAAAAAAATGGCGCCAATTGTCTTAAATTGGCGCCATTTGGCTTTTGTGGTGACGGGGACAGGACAAATTTCAACATCATTTTTGGATGATTTGAAGATATTGGCTTACTATATGTAATGTCTGTCTTCCATTGGCTTTATGAATTTGGTTTGGATGTCCTATTAGGGATTGATCGAAAAATCTATTTGATTTCTCCAATGTTTTAAAAGAAAATGATAATTTAATTTAGTTAAAACTTAAGCATAAAAATTTTGTAGCAAAAAAGCTGTTGGATTATATATAAACAGGAATTATGCAAATAAAGCAGTGTTAACAGGGCAAGCTAGTATTATTATATAAAAATTTGATTATAAAAATAAAAAAATATATAATTTAGCAATACTATGCATAATAATGACGAAATATTGAGTGGCAGAATACCAGTTCCTGATGAATTTCAAGAGGTGTTTTCTCATTTTTATTTTGCTGAAAACTATTCAGCTGCGACCATTACCAAGACGCTGATACCGTCATACCAAACCATTATGATCTTCAGTTTTGGGTTAAATGCATATATCCACTCTGATGCTATTGAAAAAATTGAAGTCGACAAATGTATTGTGGTGGGGCCAATTAAAAAAGCCTTCGATTACTCGCTTCCCCCCGCAAACAAGATTTTGGTTGCCAATTTTAAAGATGATGCATTCTATCGTTTTTTTGGAGCTGCTGCCATAGCCGAGCATCTGCCTATTGATCCCAATTCGCTGCTGGAAGAGAACTGTTTTACAGCCTTGTGGCATAAGCTTGATGAGCTTAACGATAAAGAAAAACAAGTGCACTATATCCTAGAATTCTGCAGACCATATCTGAGAGCTCGCAACACTATAGCAGAACAGTTAATAGACCTTAAGGATACATCATACAATGCAATAAAAAAAGTCGCTGCGCACGAAAATCAGAGTGAGCGCACTATACAGCTCAACCACAAAAAGCATTTGGGCTATTCTGCCAAGGAGATAAGCCGTTACCAACGTTTTCTGAAAGCCATTAAGATGATACAAAATATCGCAAGCAAGGCAACTAAAGACGATTGGTTCGAAATTATTGATCAATGCGGTTATTACGACCAGAGCCAATTGATCAACGATTTCAAGTATTATTTAAATTTAAGCCCTACCAAATACCTCAAATTGCAGCGCAGTATCTGCAATCCCATAAGCTAGCTTTCGTTTTCTTCCAATTTTTCCCGATTTCTGCGATTTAAATTTGTCCTATCAATTTAAAATCACAGAAAGATGAAACATTTAATTATTTATGCGCACCCAAATCCTTACAGCTTAAATGCACAATTCAAAAATGCATTGGCTAATCACCTTCATGATCATGAAGTAATCTTAAGAGACTTAAATGAACTTAATTTTAATCCCGTGCTATCACTAGAAGATATGGCGGGCCAGAGAAAAGGAGAAGTTGCAGACGATGTAAAAGCAGAACAAGAGTTGATTATTTGGGCAGATTGCATCACATTTATATATCCTATCTGGTGGACTGGCCTGCCTGCCATTATGAAAGGTTATGTTGACCGTGTTTTTAGCTATGGATTTGCCTATCGTTATGATCAGGGAATACAAAAGGGGCTACTTACAGGAAAAAAAGCGGTAATTATTAATACACATGGTAAATCACACGAGGAGTACAACGCAATCGGTATGGACAGAGCGTTGGAATTGACTTCTGATAAAGGCATTTATTCGTACTGTGGGTTTGAAATAAAAAAGCATCTCTTTTTTGACCGAGCGGATCGTGTGACACCAGAAATGGCTGAAAAATGGATTGATGAGATAGTCTCTGTATACTGAACAACTAAAAAAAAAAAGAGGTTATGTACACAGCAATTGACTCAGATGAAATGTTAAGGAGATACATTATTGAAGCCGACAAGCTTAAGATTGAACAGGGAATCATTTTAATTCCTGATGTGAGCGGTTTTACCAATTTTGTATCAAGTATATGCATAGAGGCGGGTAGATATATTATGC comes from Flavobacterium sp. KACC 22761 and encodes:
- a CDS encoding NAD(P)H-dependent oxidoreductase; the encoded protein is MKHLIIYAHPNPYSLNAQFKNALANHLHDHEVILRDLNELNFNPVLSLEDMAGQRKGEVADDVKAEQELIIWADCITFIYPIWWTGLPAIMKGYVDRVFSYGFAYRYDQGIQKGLLTGKKAVIINTHGKSHEEYNAIGMDRALELTSDKGIYSYCGFEIKKHLFFDRADRVTPEMAEKWIDEIVSVY
- a CDS encoding helix-turn-helix domain-containing protein — translated: MHNNDEILSGRIPVPDEFQEVFSHFYFAENYSAATITKTLIPSYQTIMIFSFGLNAYIHSDAIEKIEVDKCIVVGPIKKAFDYSLPPANKILVANFKDDAFYRFFGAAAIAEHLPIDPNSLLEENCFTALWHKLDELNDKEKQVHYILEFCRPYLRARNTIAEQLIDLKDTSYNAIKKVAAHENQSERTIQLNHKKHLGYSAKEISRYQRFLKAIKMIQNIASKATKDDWFEIIDQCGYYDQSQLINDFKYYLNLSPTKYLKLQRSICNPIS